The Leisingera daeponensis DSM 23529 genome includes the window TTTCATCCGCACCGCTATTCGCAATCAGCTCAGCGCCGAGCAGGAGCAGGTGGCCCAGTCGGTCAGACGCAACATGCTCGAAATGGGACTTCTCGATCTCAGCCGCTCGGATCTCGAGGCGGCGCAGGCGCGCGGCGAGACGCTGGATATCAGGGTCGTGGGCCTTGCCCGTATCGCGGACGACGTCACCGTTGACCTCGCACTTGCAACCATCGGGTCTATTAACGTGCTGGGCGCCCTTCAGGCGTCCAAGGAAGTCAAAGCGGCCCTGAAGGACCGCATCACCTGAGGCGGTTGCCTCACC containing:
- a CDS encoding CopG family transcriptional regulator; amino-acid sequence: MPKVAHLRSVEPEKITINLGHVDLGRIDLLVQEGFYSNRTDFIRTAIRNQLSAEQEQVAQSVRRNMLEMGLLDLSRSDLEAAQARGETLDIRVVGLARIADDVTVDLALATIGSINVLGALQASKEVKAALKDRIT